A single window of Halodesulfovibrio sp. DNA harbors:
- a CDS encoding efflux RND transporter periplasmic adaptor subunit, whose product MQLPFDIRKFLFGAAVILFTGGMYASILLGASDHEHNHDAQVESADQNADTSQTEGKVVWTCSMHPQIQLPQPGKCPICFMDLIKLEIDANKAALESYRQIELDSDARKLAELEVTPVSRKSVATSRRMIGKIEYDESRVETISAWTAGRIDKLYIAKTGSTVRKGQPMAVIYSPELYSAQAELIHATAAQAKLSARSSSIIRRSVASNIAAAKEKLRLLGLSEGQIAAIAKKDTPSRNLTVFAPQAGIVIRKDVVEGAYVKAGEPLYSIADLSDVWVVLEAYETDLPWIKEGDAVEFTVEAFPGESFNGRIVYIDPVVDKQTRTVAVRIEVPNPNEKLKPGMFVQASQTKSTTQDQSSLIIPASAPLITGKRAIVYVQHPEKEGVYEGREIVLGAKSGNTYIVKSGLNEGELVVSKGAFKLDSALQIMAKPSMMSGAATVPSESAHDSHKEHSSKHLGAPPIMISKLYFMNKDFEALHRALQQQNTAEVQALFTKIGKKLGSIETWMLEGKALLAWKEYGMLLSNDCVLGAEAESYKRQHELFALAHAHYTALKNAFGVQSMAKSLQPALLVPEGFKIQLGLVLNAYIGVSEALSQDNAEGARLAVKKLTAALHSVSHTGLDSTASKFWIDKKRLMTAGITEMRNAPDIEEMRKGFLTISNGLLDVTKRMGISLDGEVYEIHCPMAFGDKGASWLQQDESIRNPYFGSKMFNCGEVKKQLAVE is encoded by the coding sequence ATGCAATTACCTTTCGATATCCGAAAATTTTTGTTTGGTGCAGCAGTCATACTTTTTACAGGTGGAATGTATGCGTCAATTCTTTTGGGTGCATCAGACCATGAGCACAACCATGATGCTCAAGTAGAGTCTGCTGACCAAAATGCTGACACAAGCCAGACAGAAGGCAAAGTTGTGTGGACGTGTTCTATGCATCCCCAAATTCAATTGCCGCAACCGGGAAAATGTCCAATCTGTTTTATGGATTTAATAAAGCTGGAAATTGACGCTAATAAAGCTGCACTTGAAAGCTATCGTCAAATAGAATTGGATAGCGATGCTCGAAAGCTTGCAGAGCTTGAAGTGACGCCTGTTTCCCGAAAGTCTGTTGCAACTTCTAGACGCATGATTGGCAAAATTGAGTATGATGAGTCGCGCGTGGAAACTATAAGCGCGTGGACTGCTGGTCGAATTGACAAATTATATATCGCCAAAACAGGTAGCACGGTTCGCAAGGGTCAACCAATGGCTGTTATTTACAGTCCTGAGTTGTATTCAGCACAGGCTGAGTTGATTCACGCGACTGCTGCTCAAGCTAAACTTTCTGCGAGAAGTTCCTCAATTATTCGCCGATCCGTTGCAAGCAATATTGCAGCTGCAAAAGAGAAATTACGCCTTCTCGGACTGTCAGAAGGGCAGATTGCAGCCATCGCAAAAAAAGATACTCCTTCAAGAAATTTGACGGTATTTGCACCTCAGGCAGGCATTGTTATTCGTAAAGATGTCGTTGAAGGCGCGTATGTAAAAGCTGGTGAGCCATTGTATTCCATTGCCGACCTTTCTGATGTGTGGGTTGTGCTGGAAGCGTATGAGACTGACCTGCCGTGGATTAAAGAAGGAGACGCTGTTGAATTTACTGTAGAAGCCTTCCCCGGGGAGTCTTTTAATGGACGTATTGTTTACATTGACCCTGTTGTAGATAAGCAGACCCGTACTGTGGCTGTTCGAATTGAAGTGCCGAACCCTAATGAAAAATTAAAGCCGGGGATGTTTGTGCAGGCTTCACAAACCAAAAGCACTACTCAGGATCAGTCTTCATTGATTATTCCGGCTTCAGCGCCTTTAATTACTGGCAAGCGAGCTATTGTATATGTGCAGCATCCAGAAAAAGAAGGAGTGTACGAAGGAAGAGAGATCGTCCTTGGTGCAAAATCTGGCAATACTTACATAGTTAAAAGCGGTCTTAATGAAGGGGAGCTTGTTGTAAGCAAAGGGGCATTCAAGCTCGACAGCGCACTCCAGATTATGGCGAAGCCTAGTATGATGAGTGGTGCTGCTACCGTACCCTCTGAGTCAGCCCATGACTCCCATAAAGAGCACTCTTCAAAGCACCTTGGCGCGCCTCCGATTATGATTTCTAAGCTTTATTTTATGAATAAAGATTTTGAAGCACTGCATCGTGCCTTGCAGCAGCAAAATACGGCTGAAGTGCAAGCTCTGTTTACTAAGATAGGGAAAAAACTCGGCAGTATTGAAACATGGATGCTTGAAGGCAAAGCACTTCTTGCATGGAAAGAGTATGGAATGTTGCTCTCCAATGACTGTGTGCTCGGTGCAGAGGCTGAATCATACAAGCGTCAACATGAATTGTTTGCACTTGCTCATGCCCATTATACTGCCTTGAAAAATGCGTTCGGCGTTCAAAGCATGGCGAAATCGCTGCAACCTGCATTACTGGTACCAGAAGGGTTTAAGATACAACTAGGCTTAGTTCTTAACGCCTATATTGGCGTATCCGAAGCGCTTAGTCAGGATAATGCGGAAGGTGCTCGCCTTGCAGTAAAAAAACTTACAGCTGCTTTGCACTCAGTTTCGCACACAGGGTTGGATAGTACTGCGTCTAAATTCTGGATTGATAAAAAACGCCTGATGACAGCAGGGATCACTGAGATGCGCAATGCTCCAGATATCGAGGAGATGCGAAAGGGATTCCTCACCATATCAAATGGATTGCTGGACGTAACAAAGCGTATGGGAATCTCCTTAGATGGAGAGGTGTACGAGATACATTGTCCAATGGCTTTTGGCGATAAAGGTGCAAGCTGGTTGCAACAGGATGAAAGTATCCGGAACCCATATTTCGGCTCAAAAATGTTTAATTGCGGCGAAGTTAAAAAGCAGCTTGCTGTAGAGTAG
- a CDS encoding TolC family protein — MVLRSIFAVLLLVLVVGNASAFEGGGSPLSSYLQIAAENNGELQAAFSRWKASVQKAPQVSTLPDPQLTYSVYIVPVETRVGPQRMSYGLTQKFPWLGKLDAKEQVALREADVLKAKADSIKTKIFRDVKVAYYELLYLQQAIQLTGEQVELLEFMEATIRSRYSAGNALYSDVLRAQVELDSARNRQLSLKDMVVPLQARVNAVVGRNIDEPVHLSSVVELRLDVEEEQLSKLLQNKNPELISFDQELARADAQVLLAEKNYYPDLTFGIKSIYTDKARSGNPTQNGNDPVIASVSLNIPLWQDSRDAAVEEGRERRLVAIQAKQGRKDVLLADLELALYRYRDAIRQITLYEESLIPKAEQSVEVILQTYQSGKVDLQEVISAENTYFELYIAQARALTDQAQRIAQLEQLVGTELPVMQKKIFTQKKVPLPQQELNVTVE, encoded by the coding sequence ATGGTTTTACGTTCTATATTTGCAGTGTTACTATTAGTTCTCGTTGTTGGTAATGCATCTGCTTTTGAAGGAGGAGGAAGCCCTCTTTCATCATATTTACAAATAGCGGCAGAAAATAACGGTGAATTGCAAGCAGCGTTTAGCCGTTGGAAAGCCTCAGTGCAAAAGGCACCTCAAGTTTCAACATTACCGGACCCACAGTTAACCTATAGCGTGTACATTGTGCCGGTTGAAACGCGAGTCGGTCCTCAAAGAATGAGCTATGGTCTTACCCAAAAATTTCCATGGCTAGGAAAGCTGGATGCAAAGGAACAAGTTGCTCTACGTGAAGCAGATGTGCTCAAGGCAAAAGCTGATAGTATCAAAACAAAAATATTTCGTGATGTTAAAGTAGCCTATTATGAACTGCTTTATTTGCAACAAGCTATTCAGCTAACAGGTGAGCAGGTTGAGTTACTGGAATTTATGGAAGCAACTATTCGCTCCCGTTATTCTGCCGGTAATGCACTGTATTCTGACGTACTTCGTGCTCAGGTTGAACTTGATTCAGCCAGAAATAGACAGCTTTCTTTGAAAGATATGGTTGTCCCCCTTCAAGCACGGGTGAACGCAGTTGTAGGGCGAAACATAGATGAACCTGTACATCTCTCAAGTGTTGTCGAGCTTCGATTAGATGTTGAAGAAGAACAACTTAGCAAATTGCTCCAAAATAAGAATCCTGAATTAATTAGCTTCGATCAGGAACTTGCTCGTGCTGACGCTCAGGTTCTCCTTGCTGAAAAAAATTACTATCCAGACCTCACATTCGGAATCAAATCAATTTACACAGATAAAGCTCGATCTGGTAATCCGACACAAAATGGCAATGACCCTGTTATTGCCAGCGTCAGCCTCAATATCCCGTTATGGCAGGACAGCAGGGATGCCGCTGTGGAAGAAGGGCGTGAACGACGCCTTGTAGCAATTCAGGCAAAACAGGGGAGAAAGGACGTTTTGCTGGCTGACCTTGAACTGGCTTTATACCGTTATCGGGATGCCATACGTCAGATTACTCTTTATGAAGAAAGCCTTATTCCAAAGGCAGAACAATCTGTAGAGGTGATTTTGCAAACATACCAAAGTGGTAAGGTAGATTTGCAAGAAGTAATCTCAGCAGAAAATACATATTTTGAGCTGTACATAGCTCAAGCCCGTGCGTTGACAGATCAAGCTCAGCGCATTGCACAACTTGAACAATTGGTCGGTACGGAATTGCCTGTGATGCAAAAAAAGATATTTACGCAGAAAAAGGTACCCTTACCGCAACAAGAGCTCAATGTAACAGTTGAGTAG
- a CDS encoding tetratricopeptide repeat protein: MQVVNLLHRIVIIGAFAVMVTGCTGITGQYYLGMEKYGQGQKKFEQVIAENPDDAMGYYYLGRMLLAQDKPEAALPHLKKAVQLAPQDDDYHFWLGINYWSVMDYKREREEYLKAIELNSRATYAHLYLGHNYLDKREWKKALEHYTIVLKKNKYDPEALYNSAVARHGLKDYKQEHKDLLKYLKYYPDGHIALKAVSGLNLLGDYSWRNFYIGKRKVSFLAVKFTKNTAKIKTDTTASLKLLGAMLKNSPELSVDVVVYVKGNTSLAKARAIAVKKYITTYVPDVEKKQVITSWFGESELVGAGKKSQLLSESVRFITHVK, translated from the coding sequence ATGCAAGTAGTCAATTTGCTGCACCGTATAGTAATTATCGGAGCGTTTGCGGTTATGGTTACTGGGTGTACTGGTATAACAGGACAGTACTATTTGGGAATGGAAAAATACGGTCAGGGACAGAAAAAATTTGAACAAGTAATTGCCGAGAACCCAGACGATGCCATGGGATATTACTACCTTGGACGTATGCTGCTGGCGCAAGATAAACCTGAAGCAGCGCTTCCGCACCTGAAGAAGGCTGTTCAATTAGCCCCTCAAGATGATGATTATCACTTCTGGCTAGGTATCAATTACTGGTCGGTTATGGACTACAAAAGAGAGCGGGAAGAATATCTTAAAGCCATTGAACTCAATTCGCGGGCTACGTATGCACACTTATATTTAGGGCATAATTATCTAGACAAACGTGAGTGGAAGAAAGCGCTCGAGCATTATACGATCGTACTCAAAAAAAACAAATACGATCCAGAAGCATTGTACAACTCAGCAGTAGCACGGCATGGCTTGAAGGACTACAAACAAGAGCACAAAGACCTTCTTAAATACCTTAAGTATTATCCTGACGGACATATCGCCCTAAAAGCTGTTTCAGGGCTTAATTTGCTTGGTGATTATTCGTGGCGAAATTTTTATATAGGAAAACGTAAGGTTAGCTTTCTTGCTGTTAAGTTCACAAAGAATACTGCCAAAATAAAAACAGATACAACAGCGTCATTGAAATTACTGGGAGCAATGTTGAAAAATTCTCCAGAGTTGTCAGTAGATGTTGTCGTATATGTAAAAGGGAATACATCACTTGCAAAAGCGCGTGCTATTGCAGTGAAAAAATATATAACAACATATGTTCCGGATGTTGAGAAAAAACAGGTGATTACTAGCTGGTTTGGAGAGTCCGAACTAGTGGGGGCAGGTAAGAAATCACAACTGTTATCTGAATCAGTCCGTTTTATTACTCATGTAAAGTAA
- a CDS encoding glycogen-binding domain-containing protein, giving the protein MNKKDFVEEQLRILFSEEFNDVAPPQNFAEEVMQQVKKSESSPVAFSNKIAKACLEIWNSWSKPRTISFSPLRVAVCFCLIFCSMLAVHTSFLNEERSEQSAMSASLRKQGVKPVTFALPDPQKKYSSAVVIGSFNKWQSRGFEMSYDESQEAWVLEHELPAGDYEYVFFVDGTAPMPDPSSVFYVQDSFGNKNSLLHVGGALHEL; this is encoded by the coding sequence ATGAATAAAAAAGATTTTGTAGAAGAACAGCTTCGAATTCTTTTTTCAGAAGAATTTAACGATGTAGCACCACCGCAAAATTTTGCGGAGGAGGTAATGCAACAGGTAAAAAAATCTGAATCATCCCCTGTAGCTTTCAGTAATAAAATAGCAAAAGCATGCTTGGAAATTTGGAACAGTTGGTCAAAACCAAGGACAATTTCTTTTTCGCCGTTACGGGTTGCAGTATGCTTCTGTCTCATTTTTTGCAGCATGCTGGCTGTTCATACCTCTTTTTTAAATGAAGAAAGAAGCGAGCAGAGCGCAATGAGTGCTTCACTGCGTAAGCAAGGTGTTAAGCCTGTTACTTTTGCGCTACCTGATCCGCAAAAAAAATATTCTTCTGCCGTAGTGATCGGATCATTCAATAAATGGCAAAGTCGTGGATTCGAAATGAGCTACGATGAGTCACAAGAAGCTTGGGTTCTTGAACATGAACTTCCTGCTGGTGACTATGAGTACGTATTTTTTGTTGACGGTACTGCACCAATGCCTGACCCAAGCTCTGTATTTTACGTTCAAGATAGCTTCGGAAATAAGAATTCGTTGCTTCATGTTGGTGGAGCTTTGCATGAACTTTAG